DNA sequence from the Eisenibacter elegans DSM 3317 genome:
GGGCGAAATTGGTCATAACCCCAATATTGTTTGAGTAATTGATGAATCATCATATTGCGTGGTTTAGGCGGCAAGGTAAAACCTTGTTGGCCAACCCTGTGAGGCTTCAAAACCTTACAGGGTTGGCATTTGCCAAGACTCCGATGGGCTTGGCGAAGTATTATTTGGCCGCTAGGAGCGTGTTGTGTAAGAGCGCGACGCGGGTCATCGGGCCTACGCCTCCGGGCACGGGTGTGATATAGCTGCATTTGGGGGCTACTTCGTCGAAAGCCACATCGCCTACCAGACGGTATCCGGCCTTGCGACTGGTATCGGCGACACGGGTAATGCCTACGTCAATCACCACAGCCCCTTCTTTGACCATGTCACCGCGTAGAAACTCTGGCACGCCCAAGGCGGCGATGATGAGGTCGGCTTGACGGGTGTGGTGGGCAATATCCTTGGTTTTGCTATGGCATACGGTAACGGTACAGTTGCCGGGCTGGGCGTTGCGGCTGAGGAGGGTTGCCATGGGTGCGCCCACAATTTGGCTGCGGCCAATGATGACGGCGTGCATCCCTTGGGTATCGATTTGGTAGTGTGCCAAGAGCTGGATGATGCCTAGTGGGGTGGCCGAGATGTAG
Encoded proteins:
- a CDS encoding bifunctional 5,10-methylenetetrahydrofolate dehydrogenase/5,10-methenyltetrahydrofolate cyclohydrolase, with product MILLDGKQTAAALKQNIAQEVQQRQSQGRKAPHLAAILVGDDGASQAYVQGKVSDCHEVGFGSTLIHLPADTTEADLLQQVAALNQNPDIDGFIVQLPLPKHIDVDKVIRSIDPEKDVDGFHPVNVGRLAKGMPTYISATPLGIIQLLAHYQIDTQGMHAVIIGRSQIVGAPMATLLSRNAQPGNCTVTVCHSKTKDIAHHTRQADLIIAALGVPEFLRGDMVKEGAVVIDVGITRVADTSRKAGYRLVGDVAFDEVAPKCSYITPVPGGVGPMTRVALLHNTLLAAK